The following are encoded together in the Capsulimonas corticalis genome:
- a CDS encoding DUF1559 domain-containing protein, with product MSMKRSPVRQSAFTLIELLVVIAIIAILAAILFPVFAKAREKARQISCASNQKQLGLGFIQYVQDNDETFPLGATTYNYCGGWVQPIYPYVKSVELYRCPDDPSSFSTNDARIWKPVSYSVNDSLVGDGSRDSGGTAHTTALATLAAPASTVLLCEAFGATMDIANTSGVQPDYSTSSTLDQQFWGGRPANNGYYVTGNPVGQNLQLYQGTKGIHTDGANYLACDGHVKWLKASRISPGKDALAAENPEDSANEHASGTSYLNVNGGASGSAALTFSKI from the coding sequence ATGTCCATGAAACGTAGCCCCGTTCGTCAGTCCGCATTTACTTTGATTGAATTGCTCGTTGTCATCGCTATAATCGCGATTCTTGCCGCCATTCTCTTCCCGGTCTTCGCCAAAGCGCGCGAAAAGGCGCGCCAGATTTCCTGCGCCTCTAACCAGAAGCAGCTTGGGCTGGGCTTTATACAGTATGTTCAGGACAACGACGAAACCTTCCCGCTGGGAGCAACGACGTACAACTACTGCGGCGGGTGGGTTCAGCCGATTTATCCCTACGTCAAATCGGTCGAATTGTATCGGTGTCCTGACGATCCGAGTTCGTTCAGCACAAACGACGCCCGAATTTGGAAGCCGGTGTCCTACTCCGTTAACGACTCGCTTGTGGGTGACGGCAGCCGCGATTCCGGCGGAACCGCGCACACGACTGCGCTCGCGACTCTTGCGGCGCCCGCTTCAACGGTGCTGCTTTGCGAAGCGTTCGGGGCCACAATGGATATCGCCAACACGAGCGGCGTTCAGCCGGACTATTCCACTTCCTCAACCCTGGACCAACAGTTTTGGGGCGGACGCCCGGCGAACAATGGATATTATGTCACTGGGAACCCGGTCGGGCAGAATCTGCAGCTGTATCAAGGAACCAAGGGCATTCACACCGACGGCGCTAATTATTTGGCGTGTGACGGCCATGTCAAATGGCTGAAGGCAAGCCGCATCTCTCCAGGAAAAGACGCCCTGGCCGCCGAGAATCCCGAGGATAGCGCCAACGAGCACGCCTCTGGAACGAGCTATCTGAACGTGAACGGCGGCGCATCGGGCAGCGCCGCATTGACCTTCAGTAAGATCTAA
- a CDS encoding DUF1559 domain-containing protein, with product MFVTKRKVQGFTLIELLVVIAIIAVLAAILFPVFAKAREKARQTACLSNLKQLSLGMMQYVQDNDETYPSGYNGQSTHVSDGQLSYWPQAIFPYVKSYAVYQCPDNPHSADTAVGYLYNNHYMNLAPLAKVDTPSQIIMLADGVLTPVSDNPDKHPDNLLTNHGLNSDYTIWLFAGRIIEDNQPRHTGRINLAFADGHVHVSPILAPHKSGDTFTEIVNNIRGVMPFKTWIDPTTTDDWN from the coding sequence ATGTTTGTTACCAAGCGCAAAGTACAAGGGTTTACGTTAATCGAGCTGCTGGTAGTTATTGCTATTATTGCTGTTCTTGCCGCCATCCTCTTCCCGGTGTTCGCGAAGGCCCGCGAGAAGGCGCGCCAGACTGCGTGTCTTTCCAATCTCAAGCAGCTGAGCCTGGGGATGATGCAGTACGTGCAGGACAATGACGAGACGTATCCTTCGGGATACAATGGGCAGAGCACTCATGTCAGCGACGGGCAACTCTCCTACTGGCCGCAGGCGATCTTTCCCTATGTGAAAAGCTACGCCGTTTATCAGTGCCCGGACAACCCGCACAGCGCCGATACGGCGGTCGGTTATCTCTACAATAACCACTATATGAATCTCGCGCCGCTGGCGAAAGTGGACACGCCGTCGCAGATCATCATGCTGGCCGATGGGGTTCTTACGCCTGTCAGCGACAACCCCGACAAACATCCGGACAATCTTTTGACCAATCACGGCCTGAACTCCGACTACACCATCTGGCTATTTGCGGGGCGGATCATCGAAGACAATCAGCCGCGCCATACGGGGCGCATCAATCTGGCGTTCGCCGACGGACATGTCCATGTGTCGCCCATCCTGGCGCCGCACAAGTCCGGCGATACGTTCACGGAGATCGTCAACAATATTCGCGGCGTGATGCCTTTCAAAACCTGGATTGACCCGACCACCACGGACGACTGGAACTAA
- a CDS encoding dihydrolipoyl dehydrogenase family protein: protein MTDIEDYENVVIGSGEAGKYLAWTLAPSGAKTIVVERSMIGGSCPNVACLPSKNVIHSAKVASFFRRASEFGIETGEWRVNMEGVRRRKRKMVDELIAIHENRYHSSGAEFLMGSARFVGPRTFEVALRDGGTRVLRGEKVFLNLGTRSALPGIPGLAEAKPLSHVEALELDVVPERLMIIGGGYIGLEFAQAFRRFGAEVTVIHRDERLLAGEDPEVSAGLLEILQGEGIRFEFSSSATRVEGVSGESVRVSITGASEESVVEGTHVLVATGRTPNTESIDAAAGGVALDGRGYIQVDERLQTTADGVWAMGDCAGSPLFTHISFDDFRIVKDQLAGGSRTTTGRSVPWTLFTDPELARVGLNETEARARGISYRLAKLPMAGVLRARTLDERQGFMKALIGEDDRILGFTALGVNAGEILSMVQIAMLGNLPYTALRDAVLTHPTLSEGLVFLFMTVPAK, encoded by the coding sequence ATGACCGATATCGAAGACTACGAAAACGTTGTGATCGGCAGCGGCGAGGCGGGCAAGTATCTAGCCTGGACTCTTGCGCCGAGCGGCGCCAAAACAATCGTCGTGGAGCGGTCCATGATCGGCGGCTCTTGCCCGAATGTGGCCTGCCTGCCCAGTAAGAACGTTATCCATTCCGCCAAAGTGGCCTCGTTCTTTCGGAGAGCGTCGGAATTCGGAATCGAAACCGGAGAATGGCGCGTCAACATGGAAGGCGTACGGCGTCGAAAGCGAAAGATGGTCGATGAACTGATCGCGATTCATGAGAACCGTTATCACTCCAGCGGCGCGGAGTTTCTGATGGGCTCCGCTCGTTTCGTCGGCCCCCGGACCTTTGAAGTCGCTCTGCGGGACGGCGGAACGCGCGTGCTGCGGGGTGAAAAGGTCTTTCTGAACCTGGGAACGCGCTCGGCCCTGCCCGGCATTCCCGGGCTCGCGGAGGCAAAACCGCTCAGTCATGTGGAGGCGCTGGAGCTGGATGTCGTCCCCGAGCGGCTGATGATCATTGGCGGCGGATATATTGGCCTGGAGTTCGCGCAAGCTTTCCGGCGATTTGGCGCGGAGGTGACGGTTATCCATCGCGACGAGCGCCTGCTTGCCGGAGAGGATCCCGAGGTGTCGGCGGGGCTTCTCGAAATCCTGCAAGGCGAGGGGATTCGATTCGAGTTTTCGTCGTCGGCCACGCGAGTGGAGGGCGTTTCGGGAGAGAGCGTTCGGGTCTCCATTACGGGGGCTTCCGAGGAGAGCGTTGTCGAAGGGACGCATGTGCTGGTCGCGACCGGACGAACGCCCAATACCGAATCCATCGATGCGGCGGCCGGCGGCGTGGCGCTGGATGGGCGCGGCTATATCCAGGTCGACGAGCGGCTTCAGACCACGGCGGACGGAGTTTGGGCGATGGGGGACTGCGCCGGCAGTCCGCTCTTCACCCACATCTCATTCGATGACTTCCGAATCGTCAAAGACCAGCTTGCCGGCGGCTCCCGAACCACGACGGGCCGGAGCGTTCCCTGGACGCTGTTCACCGATCCCGAACTCGCGCGCGTCGGCCTGAACGAAACCGAAGCCCGGGCTAGGGGAATCTCCTACCGGCTGGCGAAGCTTCCGATGGCCGGCGTATTACGGGCTCGCACCCTGGACGAGCGTCAGGGATTTATGAAAGCGCTGATCGGTGAGGACGATCGCATCCTCGGTTTCACCGCCCTCGGGGTGAACGCCGGCGAAATCCTCTCCATGGTGCAGATCGCCATGCTGGGAAATCTTCCTTACACCGCCCTACGGGACGCGGTGCTGACGCATCCCACACTCTCAGAAGGATTGGTCTTCCTGTTCATGACGGTCCCGGCGAAGTAA
- a CDS encoding LacI family DNA-binding transcriptional regulator, whose product MTTMRDVAKACGVSVATVSGVLNNTPDAAGPETRERVLEMIQQMNYSPNAVARGLSHRRMNTIGVVMDYSGWGSLIADQHLGPIIDGVVAQNSRLRQKTLLYTERWSDAIANIPSFCDGFCDGLILIVPMAPENFFAQLFYRRTPFVIIGDHRTEPNMSIVDLDNIDAGRRITSYLIGLGHKRIAMLRGEDIHQSSLLRAQGYREELADNQLEYDPAIDLHGGYNVASGYKQAITLLDRPLESRPTALFCGDDRIALGALSALEERGVRVPEEISVVGINNSGEGASAKTPLTSMRQPGQEMGERAVDLLLSHIKGEEMPGRKMILPGSLIVRDTSGPAP is encoded by the coding sequence ATGACGACGATGAGAGATGTTGCGAAGGCTTGCGGGGTGTCCGTGGCTACCGTTTCAGGTGTGCTGAACAACACGCCCGATGCGGCTGGCCCGGAAACGCGTGAGCGCGTGCTGGAAATGATCCAGCAGATGAACTACTCTCCTAACGCCGTCGCGCGCGGCCTCAGTCATCGCCGTATGAACACGATCGGCGTGGTCATGGACTACAGCGGCTGGGGATCGCTGATCGCCGACCAGCATCTCGGGCCTATCATCGACGGCGTTGTCGCGCAAAATTCGCGTTTGCGGCAGAAGACACTTTTGTATACCGAGCGCTGGTCGGACGCCATTGCCAATATCCCGTCATTTTGCGATGGGTTCTGCGATGGACTGATTTTGATTGTCCCGATGGCGCCGGAAAACTTTTTCGCCCAGCTTTTTTATCGGCGCACGCCGTTCGTCATCATCGGAGATCATCGAACCGAGCCCAATATGTCCATCGTCGATCTCGATAATATCGATGCGGGACGGCGGATCACGAGTTATCTGATCGGGCTGGGGCATAAGCGCATCGCCATGCTGCGCGGCGAAGATATTCACCAAAGCTCCTTGCTGCGCGCGCAAGGCTATCGGGAAGAACTCGCCGACAACCAGCTGGAATACGATCCGGCGATCGATCTTCATGGAGGCTACAACGTCGCCTCCGGCTACAAGCAAGCGATAACGCTGCTGGACCGGCCCTTAGAGTCACGCCCGACCGCGCTGTTCTGCGGAGACGACCGGATCGCGCTCGGCGCGCTCAGCGCGCTGGAAGAGCGGGGCGTTCGCGTCCCCGAAGAGATCTCAGTGGTCGGGATCAACAACAGCGGGGAAGGCGCTTCCGCGAAGACGCCCTTGACGTCGATGCGCCAGCCAGGTCAGGAAATGGGGGAGCGAGCGGTCGATCTTCTTCTTTCTCATATCAAGGGAGAGGAAATGCCGGGACGCAAGATGATCCTGCCGGGATCGTTGATCGTGCGGGATACGTCCGGGCCTGCTCCGTAG